In a genomic window of Mesotoga infera:
- a CDS encoding NUDIX domain-containing protein, with the protein MKVEFYERCQIEDKKLMYAVIVSNYRGRWLFVRHKARATWEIPGGRREYDEPIIQTAHRELFEETGALKYILTEVCDYSVTGDSPDYGRVYSAEITELGRLPAFEIAARMLSMNLPDQMTYPDIQSQIFEKVLAIRERGHLF; encoded by the coding sequence ATGAAAGTGGAATTCTATGAAAGATGCCAGATAGAAGACAAGAAGCTAATGTACGCTGTAATCGTCTCGAACTACAGGGGTAGATGGCTCTTTGTACGGCATAAGGCAAGAGCAACTTGGGAGATCCCTGGTGGAAGAAGGGAATATGACGAACCAATAATCCAGACTGCCCACAGGGAGTTGTTTGAAGAAACCGGGGCACTAAAGTATATCCTAACTGAAGTATGCGACTATTCCGTCACCGGAGACAGTCCAGATTATGGACGTGTGTACTCTGCAGAGATCACGGAACTAGGCCGGTTGCCTGCCTTTGAAATAGCAGCAAGGATGCTGTCGATGAATCTACCGGACCAAATGACGTATCCGGATATCCAATCTCAGATTTTCGAGAAGGTGTTGGCTATTCGAGAACGTGGACACCTTTTTTAG